A single region of the Nocardioides aurantiacus genome encodes:
- a CDS encoding ABC-F family ATP-binding cassette domain-containing protein yields the protein MSQRANLVNLERVTKSYGVRILLDEVSLGVGEGDHVGIVGRNGDGKTTLLDLMAGHTEADGGRVSRTRGLEVGYLAQRDDLEETATVREVVLGGRADHEWAADPTSREVVEELLVGLDLERTVAGLSGGERRRSSLARLLLTDHDLLLLDEPTNHLDVEAVAWLAGFLRARAAARRTAAMVVVTHDRWFLDEVCTTTWEVHPGSNGAGVVDSYDGGYAAFVLARAERSRQAAASESRRQNLMRKELAWLRRGAPARTSKPKFRMDAASALIDDEPPPRDRLELQKFATQRLGKDVVDLEDVDLVRGERSLLSQATWRLGAGDRVGVVGVNGAGKSSVLGLVAGEVAPDRGKAKLGRTVSLAHLSQQVPVEDPDARVLPTVEGIRRVTKTADGQELTATSLLERFGFTGDKLTARLGDLSGGERRRFQLLKLLLAEPNVLLLDEPTNDLDIETLNVLEDFLDAWPGTLVVVSHDRYFLERVTDSVWALLGDGQLSMLPGGIDQYLEHRRAGRASGGPSPRSSTSQGTSPAAGSADSRAARKTMARLEKQLEKLADREMTLHDAMLTHAQDHSRLTDLTAELTSVKDEKETLEMEWLEAAEQLG from the coding sequence ATGAGCCAGCGCGCCAACCTCGTCAACCTCGAGCGCGTCACCAAGTCCTACGGCGTCCGGATCCTGCTCGACGAGGTCAGCCTCGGCGTCGGCGAGGGCGACCACGTCGGCATCGTGGGTCGCAACGGTGACGGCAAGACCACGCTGCTGGACCTGATGGCCGGCCACACCGAGGCCGACGGGGGCCGCGTCTCGCGCACCCGCGGGCTCGAGGTCGGCTACCTCGCCCAGCGCGACGACCTCGAGGAGACCGCCACCGTCCGCGAGGTCGTCCTCGGCGGCCGCGCCGACCACGAGTGGGCCGCCGACCCCACCTCGCGCGAGGTGGTCGAGGAGCTGCTCGTCGGCCTGGACCTGGAGCGCACCGTCGCCGGCCTGTCCGGCGGCGAGCGGCGCCGCAGCTCGCTCGCCCGGCTGCTGCTGACCGACCACGACCTGCTGCTGCTCGACGAGCCGACCAACCACCTCGACGTCGAGGCGGTCGCCTGGCTGGCGGGCTTCCTGCGCGCACGGGCCGCGGCCCGGCGTACGGCTGCGATGGTGGTCGTGACCCACGACCGCTGGTTCCTCGACGAGGTCTGCACCACGACCTGGGAGGTCCACCCGGGCAGCAACGGGGCCGGCGTGGTCGACTCCTACGACGGCGGGTACGCCGCGTTCGTGCTCGCCCGCGCCGAGCGCAGCCGCCAGGCCGCGGCCTCGGAGTCGCGCCGGCAGAACCTGATGCGCAAGGAGCTGGCCTGGCTGCGTCGCGGCGCCCCCGCCCGCACCTCGAAGCCGAAGTTCCGGATGGACGCCGCCAGCGCGCTCATCGACGACGAGCCGCCGCCGCGCGACCGGCTCGAGCTGCAGAAGTTCGCCACCCAGCGGCTCGGCAAGGACGTCGTCGACCTCGAGGACGTCGACCTCGTCCGCGGCGAGCGCTCGCTGCTCTCGCAGGCCACCTGGCGGCTCGGGGCCGGCGACCGCGTCGGCGTGGTCGGCGTCAACGGCGCCGGCAAGAGCTCGGTGCTCGGCCTCGTCGCCGGCGAGGTGGCGCCGGACCGCGGCAAGGCCAAGCTGGGCCGCACCGTCTCGCTGGCCCACCTCTCCCAGCAGGTGCCGGTGGAGGACCCCGACGCCCGGGTGCTGCCGACCGTCGAGGGCATCCGGCGGGTGACCAAGACCGCCGACGGCCAGGAGCTCACCGCGACCTCGCTGCTGGAGCGGTTCGGCTTCACCGGCGACAAGCTCACCGCGCGGCTCGGCGACCTCTCCGGTGGCGAGCGGCGACGCTTCCAGCTGCTCAAGCTGCTGCTGGCCGAACCCAACGTGCTGCTGCTCGACGAGCCCACCAACGACCTCGACATCGAGACCCTCAACGTGCTCGAGGACTTCCTCGACGCCTGGCCCGGCACGCTCGTCGTGGTCAGCCACGACCGCTACTTCCTCGAGCGCGTCACCGACTCGGTGTGGGCGCTGCTCGGCGACGGGCAGCTCTCGATGCTCCCCGGCGGGATCGACCAGTACCTCGAGCACCGTCGCGCCGGCCGTGCCTCCGGCGGTCCGTCGCCACGCTCGTCGACCTCGCAGGGCACCTCGCCGGCCGCGGGCAGCGCGGACTCCCGCGCGGCCCGCAAGACGATGGCCCGCCTGGAGAAGCAGCTGGAGAAGCTCGCCGACCGCGAGATGACCCTCCACGACGCCATGCTCACCCACGCCCAGGACCACTCCCGCCTCACCGACCTCACGGCCGAGCTCACGTCGGTCAAGGACGAGAAGGAGACGCTCGAGATGGAGTGGTTGGAGGCTGCGGAGCAGCTCGGGTGA
- a CDS encoding MarR family winged helix-turn-helix transcriptional regulator, with protein sequence MERDEVDELVEAWGRERSDLDLAPVEVFSRLTRLARLLDRERRAAFAAVDVEPWEFDVLAALRRAGRPYQLSPGALLRQTLVTSGTMTNRVDRLVARGLVDRLPDPRDRRGVLVRLTAAGGRTVDDAFESLLDRERSLLAALPPADRQSLARLLKQLMVPLV encoded by the coding sequence GTGGAGCGCGACGAGGTCGACGAGCTGGTGGAGGCGTGGGGCCGCGAGCGCTCCGACCTCGACCTGGCGCCCGTCGAGGTGTTCAGCCGCCTCACCCGCCTCGCCCGCCTGCTCGACCGCGAGCGCCGCGCCGCCTTCGCCGCGGTCGACGTCGAGCCGTGGGAGTTCGACGTGCTCGCCGCGCTCCGTCGGGCCGGGAGGCCCTACCAGCTCAGCCCCGGGGCGCTGCTGCGCCAGACGCTGGTCACCAGCGGCACCATGACCAACCGCGTCGACCGCCTCGTCGCCCGCGGCCTCGTCGACCGCCTCCCCGACCCCCGCGACCGCCGCGGCGTCCTGGTCCGCCTCACCGCCGCCGGCGGCCGCACCGTCGACGACGCCTTCGAGTCCCTGCTCGACCGCGAGCGCTCGCTGCTCGCCGCTCTCCCCCCGGCGGATCGTCAGTCGCTCGCCCGGCTCCTCAAGCAGCTGATGGTGCCGCTGGTGTGA
- a CDS encoding methyltransferase domain-containing protein, with product MAFSWDPARYLGHADHRARPFHDLLARVDADDPDLVVDLGCGAGNLTALLPQRWPDARVVGIDSSEAMVDRAREVADVELEVGDVRDWPARGLRPEVLISNAVLHWLPDHLELLPALAATVAPGGWLALQVPGNWHAPSHSLVADLAARAPYDEHTRDVARMVSHAPEDYLWVLRGLGWEVDAWETTYAHVLTGADAVFDWISGTGLRPTVQALPEGLRGEFEEELKQQLRAAYPERDGVVVMPFRRVFAVARRP from the coding sequence ATGGCCTTCAGCTGGGACCCCGCCCGCTACCTCGGGCACGCCGACCACCGTGCCCGTCCCTTCCACGACCTGCTCGCCCGGGTCGACGCCGACGACCCGGACCTCGTGGTCGACCTCGGCTGCGGCGCCGGCAACCTGACCGCCCTGCTGCCCCAGCGTTGGCCCGACGCCCGGGTCGTCGGCATCGACAGCAGCGAGGCCATGGTCGACAGGGCCCGCGAGGTGGCCGACGTCGAGCTCGAGGTCGGTGACGTCCGCGACTGGCCCGCCCGCGGGCTGCGGCCCGAGGTGCTGATCAGCAACGCGGTGCTGCACTGGCTGCCCGACCACCTCGAGCTGCTGCCCGCCCTCGCCGCGACGGTCGCCCCCGGCGGCTGGCTGGCGCTGCAGGTGCCCGGCAACTGGCACGCGCCGAGCCACAGCCTGGTCGCCGACCTGGCCGCGCGGGCGCCGTACGACGAGCACACCCGCGACGTGGCCCGCATGGTCAGCCACGCGCCGGAGGACTACCTGTGGGTGCTCCGAGGCCTGGGGTGGGAGGTCGACGCGTGGGAGACGACGTACGCCCACGTGCTCACCGGCGCGGACGCCGTCTTCGACTGGATCAGCGGCACCGGCCTCCGCCCGACCGTCCAGGCGCTGCCCGAGGGGCTGCGCGGCGAGTTCGAGGAGGAGCTCAAGCAGCAGCTGCGCGCGGCGTACCCCGAGCGGGACGGCGTCGTGGTGATGCCGTTCCGGCGGGTGTTCGCCGTCGCCCGTCGCCCCTGA
- a CDS encoding acyl-CoA thioesterase domain-containing protein, producing MPLSFFVPAETGDADAWSPTDAACSLWSDDHLHGVAVSGFLARAAEAEVAGRGRDDLRAARWTVDLFRPARRRVTRARVHVVRESARLCLVDVELVQDTDDGEEVAARASGLFLKQGEPATGVVWEPGGAPEPPPLDLAPPTDRPRLPLFRSEGVGWHDSFAEHQNSGRKTTWQVGVPVVPGERPSGFVAAASVADVASMVTNWGDRGIEQINTDITLTLARAPEGVEIGLEAADRVSADGIAVGTATVFDRAGRLGSAVVTSVANAERAVDLTGGDPADDPRMQRGV from the coding sequence GTGCCCCTCTCCTTCTTCGTCCCCGCCGAGACCGGCGACGCGGACGCCTGGTCGCCGACCGACGCCGCCTGCAGCCTGTGGAGCGACGACCACCTCCACGGTGTCGCCGTCAGCGGCTTCCTGGCCCGCGCCGCCGAGGCCGAGGTCGCGGGCCGGGGCCGCGACGACCTGCGGGCGGCTCGCTGGACGGTCGACCTGTTCCGACCCGCCCGACGCCGGGTGACCCGCGCGCGGGTGCACGTGGTGCGGGAGTCGGCGCGGCTGTGCCTGGTCGACGTCGAGCTGGTGCAGGACACCGACGACGGCGAGGAGGTCGCCGCGCGGGCCAGCGGCCTCTTCCTCAAGCAGGGCGAGCCCGCGACCGGCGTGGTCTGGGAGCCCGGCGGTGCGCCGGAGCCGCCGCCGCTCGACCTGGCCCCGCCGACCGACCGCCCCCGGCTGCCGCTGTTCCGCAGCGAGGGGGTGGGCTGGCACGACTCGTTCGCGGAGCACCAGAACTCCGGCCGCAAGACCACCTGGCAGGTCGGGGTGCCCGTGGTGCCGGGCGAGCGCCCGTCGGGGTTCGTCGCCGCCGCCTCGGTCGCCGACGTCGCGAGCATGGTCACCAACTGGGGCGACCGCGGCATCGAGCAGATCAACACCGACATCACGCTCACCCTGGCCCGCGCCCCCGAGGGCGTCGAGATCGGCCTCGAGGCGGCCGACCGGGTCTCGGCCGACGGCATCGCGGTCGGTACCGCAACGGTCTTCGACCGCGCCGGCCGCCTCGGCAGCGCGGTCGTGACCTCCGTGGCCAACGCCGAGCGGGCCGTCGACCTGACCGGCGGCGACCCGGCCGACGACCCGCGGATGCAGCGGGGGGTCTAG
- a CDS encoding glycerophosphodiester phosphodiesterase, protein MTTLGKRGLLVAPTLLAGLVLALLLTLPGLAGAAQAAPPKDPGDRGVRTSQPLVIGHRGASGYRPEHTLAAYQLAIEQGADYVEPDLVPTKDGVLVARHENEIGGTTDVAEHPEFAARRTTKTIDGRAITGWFTEDFTLAELKTLRAEERLPLVRPANTAYDGQFEVPTLTEVLDLVRRTNDARPGSARDVGVYTETKHPTYFQSIGLPMERTLVETLRARGFDSPNDKVFLQSFETTNLRQLDRMTKLPIIQLLDGAGAPYDLVAQGDPRTYRDLTTPRELRAISSYAAGIGPNKELVLPRDASGRTGAPSPLVRDAHRNKLVVHPFTLRRENQFMAVNFRRGTDPNAPGDLAAEIRAFLDAGVDGLFTDNPDIGVATRDAWVRSGSRPAA, encoded by the coding sequence ATGACCACTCTCGGGAAGCGCGGCCTCCTGGTCGCGCCCACGCTCCTGGCCGGCCTCGTGCTGGCCCTCCTCCTCACGCTGCCCGGCCTCGCCGGCGCCGCCCAGGCCGCGCCGCCGAAGGACCCCGGCGACCGCGGCGTGCGCACCTCGCAGCCGCTCGTGATCGGCCACCGCGGCGCCTCGGGCTACCGGCCCGAGCACACGCTCGCGGCCTACCAGCTCGCGATCGAGCAGGGCGCCGACTACGTCGAGCCCGACCTGGTGCCCACCAAGGACGGCGTCCTCGTCGCCCGCCACGAGAACGAGATCGGCGGCACCACCGACGTCGCGGAGCACCCCGAGTTCGCCGCGCGCCGCACCACCAAGACCATCGACGGTCGCGCGATCACCGGCTGGTTCACCGAGGACTTCACGCTCGCCGAGCTCAAGACGCTGCGGGCCGAGGAGCGGCTGCCGCTGGTCCGACCGGCCAACACGGCGTACGACGGGCAGTTCGAGGTGCCGACGCTGACCGAGGTGCTCGACCTGGTCCGTCGTACGAACGACGCCCGGCCGGGCAGCGCACGCGACGTCGGCGTCTACACCGAGACCAAGCACCCGACGTACTTCCAGTCGATCGGGCTGCCGATGGAGCGCACGCTGGTGGAGACGCTGCGCGCCCGCGGCTTCGACTCCCCCAACGACAAGGTGTTCCTGCAGAGCTTCGAGACCACCAACCTGCGCCAGCTCGACCGGATGACCAAGCTGCCGATCATCCAGCTCCTCGACGGTGCCGGGGCGCCGTACGACCTCGTGGCGCAGGGCGACCCCCGCACCTACCGCGACCTGACCACGCCGCGCGAGCTGCGCGCCATCTCGTCGTACGCCGCGGGCATCGGCCCCAACAAGGAGCTGGTCCTCCCCCGCGACGCCTCCGGCCGCACCGGCGCGCCCAGCCCGCTGGTCCGCGACGCCCACCGCAACAAGCTCGTCGTGCACCCCTTCACGCTGCGCCGGGAGAACCAGTTCATGGCCGTGAACTTCCGCCGCGGCACCGACCCGAACGCGCCGGGCGACCTCGCGGCCGAGATCCGCGCCTTCCTCGACGCCGGCGTCGACGGGCTGTTCACCGACAACCCCGACATCGGCGTCGCCACCCGCGACGCCTGGGTGCGGTCGGGCTCGCGTCCGGCGGCCTGA
- the glmU gene encoding bifunctional UDP-N-acetylglucosamine diphosphorylase/glucosamine-1-phosphate N-acetyltransferase GlmU encodes MSTDRTAPTPPATDLTVVVLAAGGGTRMKSKTAKVLHPLAGRSMLGHVLAAVRELEPRRVVTVVGHQREQVAPHVEEQLPEARIAVQETQDGTGHAVRIAWDVLDDADRQGTVLVAYGDTPLLEGASLRALVADHVGAGRAVSILSGIVGDPHGYGRVVRDEAGEVTGIVEQKDATEEQRAVREINSGILAFDAAFLAAALPRLSSQNAAGEYYLTDTVALAREDGLPVGAMPLDDVLQTEGANDRVQLAELGREKNRRILARWMREGVTVMDPATTWVDADVVLARDVTLLPGVQLLGATVVEEDAVIGPDCTLEDVEVGAGARVVRTHGQLAVIGAGASVGPFSYLRPGTRLGAGGKVGAFVEVKNSSIGDGAKVPHLSYVGDADIGEGTNIGAGTIVANYDGVAKHRTTIGRHARTASNNTFVAPVTVGDGAATGAGSTIREDVPPGALAVSAGPQRTIAGWVLKRRDGTAQAQAARDAGATEE; translated from the coding sequence GTGAGCACCGATCGCACCGCCCCGACCCCTCCCGCCACCGACCTGACGGTCGTCGTGCTGGCCGCGGGGGGCGGCACCCGGATGAAGTCCAAGACCGCCAAGGTGCTGCACCCGCTGGCCGGTCGCAGCATGCTCGGCCACGTGCTGGCGGCCGTGCGCGAGCTCGAGCCGCGACGCGTCGTCACCGTCGTGGGCCACCAGCGCGAGCAGGTCGCGCCCCACGTCGAGGAGCAGCTGCCCGAGGCGCGGATCGCGGTGCAGGAGACCCAGGACGGCACCGGCCACGCCGTCCGGATCGCGTGGGACGTCCTCGACGACGCGGACCGGCAGGGCACCGTCCTCGTGGCGTACGGCGACACCCCGCTCCTCGAGGGCGCCAGCCTGCGGGCGCTGGTCGCCGACCACGTCGGCGCGGGCCGCGCGGTCAGCATCCTGTCGGGGATCGTGGGCGACCCCCACGGCTACGGCCGGGTGGTGCGCGACGAGGCCGGCGAGGTGACCGGGATCGTGGAGCAGAAGGACGCCACCGAGGAGCAGCGCGCCGTCCGCGAGATCAACAGCGGCATCCTCGCCTTCGACGCCGCCTTCCTCGCCGCGGCGCTGCCCCGGCTGTCCTCGCAGAACGCCGCGGGGGAGTACTACCTCACCGACACCGTCGCCCTGGCCCGCGAGGACGGCCTGCCCGTCGGCGCGATGCCGCTCGACGACGTGCTGCAGACCGAGGGCGCCAACGACCGGGTGCAGCTGGCCGAGCTGGGCCGGGAGAAGAACCGCCGCATCCTGGCCCGCTGGATGCGTGAGGGCGTCACCGTGATGGACCCTGCCACGACCTGGGTCGACGCCGACGTGGTGCTCGCCCGCGACGTCACGCTGCTCCCCGGCGTACAGCTGCTCGGCGCGACCGTCGTCGAGGAGGACGCCGTGATCGGGCCCGACTGCACGCTGGAGGACGTCGAGGTGGGTGCGGGGGCACGCGTCGTACGCACGCACGGGCAGCTGGCCGTCATCGGCGCCGGCGCGAGCGTCGGACCGTTCTCCTACCTGCGCCCCGGCACCCGCCTGGGGGCCGGCGGCAAGGTCGGCGCCTTCGTCGAGGTCAAGAACTCCTCCATCGGCGACGGCGCCAAGGTCCCGCACCTGTCCTACGTCGGCGACGCCGACATCGGCGAGGGCACCAACATCGGCGCCGGGACGATCGTGGCCAACTACGACGGCGTCGCCAAGCACCGCACCACGATCGGCCGGCACGCCCGCACGGCCAGTAACAACACCTTCGTGGCGCCGGTGACCGTGGGCGACGGCGCCGCCACCGGGGCCGGCTCGACCATCCGCGAGGACGTCCCGCCGGGCGCCCTGGCCGTCTCGGCCGGCCCGCAGCGCACCATCGCCGGGTGGGTGCTGAAGCGCCGCGACGGCACCGCGCAGGCGCAGGCGGCGCGTGATGCCGGGGCGACCGAGGAGTGA
- a CDS encoding ribose-phosphate diphosphokinase, with translation MKRTTEKNLMVFSGRAHPALADEVADLMGTELVPTSAYEFANSEIYVRYEESVRGSDAFVIQSHTAPVNEWIMEHLIMVDALKRASAKRITVVLPFYGYARQDKKHRGREPISARLMADLFKTAGADRLIAVDLHADQIQGFFDGPVDHLMAMPILADYVKEKYGDQRLAVVSPDAGRIKVAERWSARLGGVPLAFIHKTRREDRPNETVANRVVGKVEGRICILTDDMIDTGGTIVKAADALMADGAAGVIIAATHAILSDPAVDRLKNSPATEVVVTNTLPIAPECHFDKLTVLSIAPLISRAIKEVFEDGSVTSMFDGHA, from the coding sequence ATGAAGCGCACCACCGAGAAGAACCTGATGGTCTTCAGCGGACGGGCGCACCCGGCGCTCGCCGACGAGGTGGCCGACCTGATGGGCACCGAGCTGGTGCCGACGTCGGCCTACGAGTTCGCCAACTCCGAGATCTACGTGCGCTACGAGGAGTCCGTGCGCGGCTCCGACGCCTTCGTGATCCAGAGCCACACGGCTCCGGTCAACGAGTGGATCATGGAGCACCTGATCATGGTCGACGCGCTCAAGCGCGCCTCGGCGAAGCGGATCACCGTGGTGCTGCCGTTCTACGGCTACGCCCGCCAGGACAAGAAGCACCGCGGCCGCGAGCCGATCTCGGCGCGGCTGATGGCCGACCTGTTCAAGACCGCGGGAGCCGATCGGCTGATCGCCGTCGACCTGCACGCCGACCAGATCCAGGGCTTCTTCGACGGCCCCGTCGACCACCTGATGGCGATGCCGATCCTGGCCGACTACGTCAAGGAGAAGTACGGCGACCAGCGGCTCGCCGTCGTCTCCCCGGACGCCGGCCGGATCAAGGTCGCCGAGCGCTGGTCGGCCCGCCTGGGCGGCGTACCGCTGGCGTTCATCCACAAGACCCGCCGCGAGGACCGCCCCAACGAGACCGTCGCCAACCGCGTCGTCGGCAAGGTCGAGGGCCGCATCTGCATCCTCACCGACGACATGATCGACACCGGCGGCACCATCGTGAAGGCCGCCGACGCGCTCATGGCCGACGGCGCGGCCGGCGTGATCATCGCCGCCACCCACGCGATCCTCTCCGACCCCGCGGTCGACCGGCTGAAGAACTCCCCGGCCACCGAGGTCGTGGTCACCAACACCCTCCCGATCGCGCCGGAGTGCCACTTCGACAAGCTGACGGTGCTCTCGATCGCGCCCCTGATCTCGCGTGCGATCAAGGAGGTCTTCGAGGACGGCTCGGTGACCTCGATGTTCGACGGCCACGCCTGA